A region from the Desulfomarina profundi genome encodes:
- a CDS encoding transposase zinc-binding domain-containing protein produces MVNKYLECGDLHQGFARTKCLDCHHEFILAFSCRGRWFRSLPSVAYLPKLP; encoded by the coding sequence AAATACCTTGAATGTGGTGACCTCCATCAAGGCTTTGCTCGCACCAAGTGCCTTGACTGTCATCATGAATTTATTTTGGCATTTTCATGTCGAGGAAGATGGTTTCGGAGTCTCCCTTCGGTCGCTTACCTGCCTAAGCTGCCATAA
- a CDS encoding transposase codes for MLGKLNHELFLESSHTDPPQIILDVDATDDPLHGNQEGRFFHGYYKAYCYLPLYIFCGEHLLCARLRTADNDAASRTVEELAPIVECIRNRWPNTQIVVRGDSGFCREELMSWCEDNDVDFVLGVAKKTAD; via the coding sequence TTGCTTGGTAAACTCAACCATGAACTATTTCTCGAATCATCACACACCGATCCACCGCAGATCATCCTTGATGTCGATGCAACTGACGATCCATTGCACGGCAACCAGGAGGGGCGTTTTTTCCATGGTTACTACAAGGCATATTGCTATTTGCCTCTCTACATTTTCTGTGGTGAGCACTTGCTCTGTGCCCGACTGCGCACGGCAGATAATGATGCAGCTTCCAGGACAGTGGAAGAGTTGGCACCGATTGTTGAATGTATTCGTAACAGGTGGCCGAATACCCAAATAGTTGTTCGAGGTGATAGTGGTTTTTGCCGTGAAGAACTGATGAGTTGGTGCGAAGACAATGATGTCGATTTCGTTCTTGGTGTCGCAAAAAAAACAGCCGATTGA